Proteins from a single region of Mesotoga sp. BH458_6_3_2_1:
- a CDS encoding metal-sulfur cluster assembly factor, with translation MSVTKEAVMKALGEVYDLEIGFDIVSLGLIYGVEVQENNDVRVKMTMTTPMCPLAGLMLEDARRKVSEIEGIGDVKMELTFDPPWTPEMASDDVRKMLGI, from the coding sequence TTGAGTGTGACAAAAGAAGCTGTCATGAAAGCTCTGGGCGAAGTGTACGATCTCGAAATAGGTTTTGATATTGTCTCCCTCGGATTGATATACGGTGTAGAAGTTCAAGAAAACAACGATGTCAGAGTCAAAATGACAATGACGACGCCTATGTGTCCTTTGGCCGGGCTTATGCTCGAAGATGCAAGAAGAAAAGTGAGCGAGATCGAAGGGATCGGTGATGTCAAAATGGAACTTACCTTCGACCCACCCTGGACACCTGAGATGGCGAGTGACGACGTAAGAAAGATGCTAGGAATTTGA
- the prmC gene encoding peptide chain release factor N(5)-glutamine methyltransferase — MRLQQLAEISRKKLAEAGIDNSRFVVLLLAKEFLSLSGADIILKNTEEIEYPLANRYLAAVERVASGEPIDYVLGFRDFLGIRLKLSHSVLIPRNETEELVEIVIASENSSRVFADIGTGSGAIACALASHIPSAIVYATDISKEALALAEENAKRNGIHNIKFIEANNIEGLDSFLEHVEVLVSNPPYIRTTDMNSLDLAVRNHEPRIALDGGEDGLDFYRKFFRHLPFGKRVYLEISQYETEGLIGLARDLRGYCYEFRKDFLGNYRFMILHPED, encoded by the coding sequence TTGAGATTACAGCAATTAGCGGAGATATCCAGGAAGAAACTAGCCGAGGCGGGAATTGATAATTCCCGCTTTGTTGTGTTACTGCTTGCGAAGGAATTTTTATCTCTGAGTGGAGCCGACATTATCCTCAAGAATACTGAAGAAATCGAGTATCCACTGGCCAATAGATATCTTGCTGCGGTGGAGAGAGTTGCAAGTGGAGAACCGATAGATTATGTGCTGGGATTCAGAGATTTCCTTGGTATTCGACTAAAGCTCTCTCATAGCGTCTTAATTCCCCGTAACGAGACAGAGGAGCTGGTTGAGATTGTCATTGCCAGTGAAAACAGTTCAAGAGTATTCGCCGACATAGGAACGGGAAGCGGAGCGATAGCGTGTGCATTGGCCAGTCATATTCCTTCCGCGATTGTTTACGCGACAGACATTTCGAAAGAGGCCCTTGCACTGGCAGAGGAAAATGCCAAGAGAAATGGCATTCATAACATAAAGTTCATTGAGGCAAACAACATAGAAGGGCTAGATTCTTTTCTAGAACATGTGGAAGTCCTAGTTTCTAATCCTCCATATATTAGGACAACCGACATGAATTCTCTGGATTTAGCCGTAAGAAACCATGAACCTCGGATTGCGCTGGATGGAGGAGAGGATGGTCTCGACTTCTACAGGAAGTTCTTCAGACATCTACCCTTCGGAAAGAGAGTCTACCTCGAAATATCGCAATACGAGACTGAAGGGCTTATAGGGCTGGCTCGAGACCTGCGAGGTTACTGCTACGAGTTCAGGAAGGACTTCTTGGGAAACTACCGGTTCATGATTCTTCATCCAGAAGATTGA